The sequence cgggaaaacgctcgaagaagtaatatataacaattgtgttttcgagcgtatgttgaggttttagatattagggtttagatattagggtttatagggtttagatattagggtttagaaatttagggtttagggtttagatttagggttcagatttaggatttagattgagtttttaacacgaacggtttagagtttagggtttatggtttagggtttagggtttggtgttttgggtttatggaataaacctaaaacaccaaacactccataaacccaaaacaccaaaccctaaaccctaaaccataaactctaaatcgggctaaattttacttcacaaaacatgaaaaaaaaacgttcacattgttcacgaacaatattatcttcaatgttatttttgtcgatcgttttcccgcctaaataataacattcatcacgaagtgtcttttctaaatgttcatattttcgtgtgatcttgatgcccggaaaaaaatccaaaaaaaaaagaattttttttttgtttcccccgctacccccgattggttacttccccattgatcctgccccaaaTTATTAATACAGAATTATAGAATAAACATATATAGGATATACATGTTTTATACTAGTTCATATATAATCAAAGAGACAAAAAATGAGATTAGGTTCACTGTCACGTGTCAGATTCAGATAGCCGGATGTGGTTCGGTTTATTCACAACATCAATTTAATATTCTTATCTTAAAAAATGCTAAATTACACTTCGACTCCCTCTCACTTTTTTGCCTGATTTAAATACTCGTCAAATTTTTAGTTTCAACTCTCTGCTATCTTTTACTCGATTTCAACCGTCTATATTATTTATGGTTTGCTCCCTTCAAtttttttgtttaaaaatataaattcttCGACTATCATAATTCATTCATCAaccttttttacaatttttttataactatttttttttttactttttctccacattatatatatatacacacacacacacacacacacacacacacacatatatatatatatatatatatatatatatatatatatatatatatatatatataatcaaaaagTAAATAAAAAAAGGATGGTACGTTAGGTATTTCATATGTTGAAACAAATTATTGATTCTTAAGTTTTATTAAACTCATTAACgttattatatttttattgaaatATATAGGCCGACACAATACGCGGCTAACCACCCTGCTTGTTTCAAATCACCTTAAAATTTAAAATAACAATCTAATGGATAAGGCTCACAACACTGTAAAAAATCTAAATTCGCCACTACatacaaggttgaaaaagacgcgaaacGGGGTCGAGAAAGTCGGGACCTTAAAATATCGAGACGGGGTCTAGGCGCTCGaaacggggtcgagacggacgttacacacacacacacacacacatatatattttaaAGCCAAAACATTCGCTGATCAGTTTGTACCTATAATCGGTATAattgttaatataatacaaaaaaatAACTCTAAAGTACGTCAATTTTGATCGATTTGCCCGATTTTTGACCTATTTCccgcatttgacctgacttttgaccgttaaCCGAATTATTAGACGACGAAGGTCGAGACGGGCTAGTCACTAAAACGGCACAACGAGCTTCGCAACAGACGTCATTTAAAATACTAACTACATATACCATacttatttttatctttataattTTAAAGTTGCAAATTTGAAGAACGGACAAGGCTTATGAGCTACCTTTACGATAAGTTATAGCACCGTCCAGCAGCTTTAAGAATGTTTATTTTTGCCACTTATGTTATCATTCTTATGTTCACTCGTTAACACGTATATAAATTATTAACATGCATTATCCTAAAAAGTGCCAGTCGACCCTATAGTAAAAGATAAATTATAGTAATTTTTATTTTAGTAAAATTAAAATGAAAAAGATAGAATAACGTTTTGTAATAGTAAAATGTTACCCCCTCTCTCACATATTAATTTTCTCCAGATAAAAAACACACAATATAAAAAATGTTACTACGTATAAAAGTAGTatactttctgtttactttccagttTACCTTATTCTTTTTCTCTTTCGATTTTATCCACATACATCAAAGACATCTTAAAACTTAATCTTCCTATTATTTTCTATTTACTGAAGTAAATAAACAATTAATTTAGaacatttaaaaataaaataatggaCAATAAAATAGGGACGGAAAACACAGTTATATAAAAAAAGCAAAGTACTCTAGCTTTAATAAAATGTTAAATAAGAGCCTTTCTAGCCAATAACGCGGGAAAGCCTAATACTACGTTAAATTATTTATTTAcggtatttatttattataaacttttttttaggtaagcgaggaaaccctcctatgaacgagcaaattggctcccccatagaaggtaaaaaccTTGGTTAATCAAGCCCccaagcgcgagacctggtaccgggtgaattgcgcattatgcgcaccctttaGTCACACTCCTTTTTTGaacaatttaattatattaatattaataattaattgaaTATTTGAATTacacataaaatataaatattaatattttcttTGAACGTCCATATTTAATACTATTAGTTATGCCATATAAGATTATTGAATCTACTGCTATTTTAACGTTATATAAAATTTTCTTGAAATATATGTATTTGATATTTGATCCCCCAATAGAGAATTGGTGCTCAATCACTAATGAGCACGACATTACTCACACATATTAAaagataaataataaaataataaaataattaatttacattatatgtttataatttaattattaattaatattaatattaatatattattatccaAACGTACCTAACCGTCTAATCTCTTGGCACCATCATGCCTTatcattttctttcacattttttAAGTTTAAAATAAAAAATCACAGTGAAACACTAATACAACTGTATTAAATTACACAAATAACCTACAAATAACCTATGTAACAGGATCAAGTTTTACTCAATTCTTAGTATTtcctttaataatttaataatgggAGTATAAGTTTAGTTTTTCGCAACAAATAAAGACCATCAAGTTTTACTTAACATAATAGATAAGGTTATAACTATGATGTAATTAACATATACTTTTAACTATAAAATGTAATGTAATTTATGTATTAGTGAGTTGTATGAATATATAAGGTTAAAAAAGTCATTTAACTTTCAATATTTTGCATATGTAAAGCCCAATTCAGTTGAACTCTCAAGACTTTCCATTGTAAATAAAGTTTCTAATAACAAACTACATAAACTACAACTAGAAATTCAAAATTAAGCAAGTATAATTTAACATCATAAACATGAACACAGCTTATGTTTATGTTGGAAGTGTTAGTAACTAGTATTTTAATTTGCTTACCAATATAATCTCtttctaattttaataataataataataaggattttaCTAATGACAATTATAAAAACTTTAGTTGACAATAACATTGATTAGTATATGTTGAGCCAAGATTTATGATTATTGCTTGTAAACAAAATTTAATAAAACTAACTAACCTCAATAGGAGCAAGTTTCCGTTGATAATACATATCAGCAGACTCTGGAAACCCACCAATAACCCGACCCGTTTTCTTACAAACACCCGAATCATGAACACACGAACTAATCTTCCTCCAATACTCGTCACTCGCGACCCGATCCTTCAACCAACCCGAAAAGTCAGGCAAATAATAGTCCTCATACGCACGGTTCATAACGGGTCGACCCGACCCTTTATCCGTTACCACGTAAGCAAATATAACAAACCCAAGTAACACAGCGATAATAAAAAACATAGCCCAAAGATATAAATACATAAGAAAAGTATTCCGGTAACACGCGCCGGCGAACCCCGCGAGTGAGACTACCATGATCGCAACTCCGATAACAATTAACGGCCATTGTAAAAAGGTTAAGCAATCGGTGTTGTTTGCGCGTGTGCTTAACCAAATTCCACCACCAAGAATCGGAATTGATAGTAGGAATGTTAAGAAATTCAACATTCCTATTAAGTGATTACTTGTTCTCATGATTGTTGTGTTTATTTAGTGTTTGTGGAATTGGATGTTTTTGTTATGTTTGAAGGTTGGTTTGGTTACATGTGATGAGATGTATGTGGTATGTATG comes from Rutidosis leptorrhynchoides isolate AG116_Rl617_1_P2 chromosome 4, CSIRO_AGI_Rlap_v1, whole genome shotgun sequence and encodes:
- the LOC139839433 gene encoding tetraspanin-3-like, with protein sequence MRTSNHLIGMLNFLTFLLSIPILGGGIWLSTRANNTDCLTFLQWPLIVIGVAIMVVSLAGFAGACYRNTFLMYLYLWAMFFIIAVLLGFVIFAYVVTDKGSGRPVMNRAYEDYYLPDFSGWLKDRVASDEYWRKISSCVHDSGVCKKTGRVIGGFPESADMYYQRKLAPIESGCCKPPTECGYTYINETTWNPVDSTLAVNNRDCNRWSNDQEQLCYSCNSCKAGVLANVRKSWRKVSIINIVVLIILVIAYVIAIAAFRNNKRMDNDEPYGETRMEKARPSWIRF